A genomic window from Lasioglossum baleicum chromosome 7, iyLasBale1, whole genome shotgun sequence includes:
- the Mrpl54 gene encoding mitochondrial ribosomal protein L54, translated as MSFLSALRLFQIEKGLIIPVQYAIQVKNYAAPPKKVAKKVAVLEKVEIPVEKDVNKLLTYVCGSNILKEGEDVKLKPDSEYPDWLWNISTEPRRLEDLDPNTKEYWRYLRKQGLRRNNRRAKYFGLH; from the exons ATGTCCTTTCTTTCGGCGTTGCGGTTGTTCCAAATTGAAAAAGGCCTTATTATTCCTGTACAATATGCGATACAAGTAAAAAATTATGCAG CACCACCCAAAAAAGTAGCTAAAAAAGTTGCCGTACTTGAGAAAGTAGAAATTCCTGTTGAAAAGGATGTGAATAAATTGTTAACTTATGTATGTGGATCGAatattctcaaggaaggtgaagATGTGAAATTGAAGCCTGACTCTGAATATCCAGATTGGTTGTGGAACATTAGTACTGAACCACGGAGATTGGAAGATTTAGATCCGAATACAAAGGAGTACTGGAGGTATCTACGGAAACAAGGCTTAAGAAGGAATAACAGACGGGCAAAATACTTTGGATTGCATTAA
- the LOC143210886 gene encoding chitinase-3-like protein 1, whose amino-acid sequence MFKVALLVAFMATMAANVQAEKKIVCYFGSWTVYRPGNGQIAIEDINPRLCTHMIYSFIGINTDGTVRILDAWADLADGGGKNGFGKFTSLAKQNDVKALIAIGGWNEGSTKFSQVVSNPQTRSRLVQDVVSFLQRYNFDGFDVDWEYPNQRGGQPSDKENFVALLRELRQAFDSRGYILSVAVGAAEKSASQSYIINQVGQYAHLINLMTYDMNGSWNKVTGINAPLYASDSEQGEQAKLNVDASVRYWLSNGAPADKLIVGIPSYGRTFTLANPSNNGVGAPATGPGNAGPYTREAGMLGYNEICESVSQGGWTIRREDQQRVPYAVKGNQWVGYDDVDSVREKCDYITSRNLGGAMMWSIETDDFRGICGLKYPLLTKMNEVLRGIVPQPPNPPPNPPPTPKPTPAPPGPPPSGLCNKEGYVRDPNDCSIFYYCQNVQGQWKMIQFHCPAGTAFDPSIVACNYKDNVPGC is encoded by the exons ATGTTCAAGGTAGCGCTCTTGGTCGCGTTCATGGCGACAATGGCCGCCAATGTTCAAGCTGAAA AGAAGATCGTTTGCTACTTCGGTAGCTGGACCGTGTATCGTCCTGGGAACGGGCAGATCGCGATAGAGGACATCAATCCCAGACTTTGCACGCACATGATCTACAGCTTCATCGGGATCAACACGGACGGCACTGTCCGAATATTGGACGCATGGGCCGATTTAGCGGATGGCGGCGGTAAAAATGGTTTCGGCAAGTTCACCTCTCTCGCGAAACAAAACGATGTCAAAGCTTTGATCGCGATCGGCGGTTGGAACGAAGGATCCACAAAGTTCTCTCAGGTGGTTAGTAACCCGCAAACCCGTTCCCGACTGGTTCAGGACGTGGTCAGCTTTCTGCAACGGTACAACTTCGACGGTTTCGATGTCGACTGGGAGTACCCTAATCAGCGTGGTGGTCAACCATCCGACAAAGAGAATTTCGTGGCTTTATTGAGGGAGCTGAGACAAGCTTTTGACAGCCGCGGTTACATCCTCAGTGTGGCCGTTGGCGCCGCCGAGAAATCCGCTTCCCAATCGTACATCATCAATCAAGTGGGGCAGTACGCTCACTTAATTAATCTGATGACCTACGACATGAACGGTTCCTGGAACAAAGTCACTGGCATCAACGCCCCTCTGTACGCTTCCGATAGCGAGCAGGGAGAACAGGCTAAACTCAACGTT GACGCTTCCGTCCGCTACTGGCTCTCGAATGGTGCTCCAGCCGATAAGCTCATTGTTGGTATTCCTTCCTATGGAAGAACGTTCACTCTGGCAAACCCTAGCAACAATGGTGTAGGTGCTCCAGCCACTGGTCCCGGAAATGCTGGACCATACACCAGAGAAGCGGGCATGCTCGGTTACAACGAGATTTGCGAATCTGTTAGCCAAGGCGGCTGGACTATTCGTAGGGAAGATCAGCAACGCGTGCCTTATGCTGTCAAAGGCAACCAATGGGTTGGATACGATGACGTCGA CTCCGTTCGCGAAAAGTGTGACTATATTACCAGTCGCAATCTCGGCGGTGCTATGATGTGGAGCATTGAGACCGACGACTTCCGCGGTATCTGTGGACTAAAGTATCCTCTTCTGACTAAAATGAACGAAGTTCTAAGAGGCATCGTACCTCAACCACCAAACCCACCCCCAAATCCACCTCCAACGCCAAAACCAACGCCAGCGCCGCCTGGTCCACCGCCATCAGGACTGTGCAACAAAGAAGGATATGTCCGCGATCCTAACGACTGCTCCATCTTTTACTATTGCCAGAATGTCCAGGGACAATGGAAAATGATCCAGTTCCACTGCCCAGCTGGCACCGCTTTTGATCCGTCCATTGTCGCCTGCAACTACAAAGACAATGTACCCGGTTGTTGA
- the LOC143210351 gene encoding endochitinase-like, with protein MQLLKPSNRRPTMMHTKIAVLAIFLAIAALSTAEKKIICYYESWAKDNPGEGKYPITSLDVNLCTHVIYSFVGVKSNGEFKLLDDKSDLPHFTKYVKGHGAKALLSVGGASEKSKKFSNIAANAESRHRFVESAVNYLKKYNFDGLDVDWEYPNQNGGKKADKKNFVELLKELKQAFSSHGYSLSAAVGAEQDSASRSYKISKIAAYLDFINVMTYDFNGYYNGYTGMNSPLYASAKDEHDDYYRQLNINASIHYWLDQGAPANKLIVGIPFYGITFTLKDSSQHGLHAPASGPGKKGPFTNDEGNIGYNEMCVNLKKSGWTVVRTGKEDVPYAYKGKQWVSYDDPSSVRLKAEYAKSHNLGGVMIWSVDTDDFHGNCGPKNALLNAIHGVLKK; from the exons ATGCAACTGTTGAAGCCGTCGAACCGCCGACCAACTATG ATGCACACGAAAATCGCGGTTCTGGCCATCTTCTTGGCTATTGCAGCCTTATCAACAGCAGAGA AGAAAATAATCTGCTACTACGAGAGCTGGGCGAAAGACAACCCCGGAGAAGGCAAATACCCGATCACGTCTCTCGACGTGAATCTCTGTACGCATGTGATCTACTCGTTCGTGGGGGTCAAGTCTAACGGAGAGTTCAAACTGCTCGACGACAAGTCCGATCTGCCTCACTTCACCAAATATGTAAAAGGCCACGGTGCCAAGGCTCTACTTTCCGTCGGTGGAGCTTCCGAAAAGTCGAAGAAGTTCTCGAACATCGCCGCAAACGCAGAATCACGGCATCGGTTTGTAGAAAGCGCGGTGAACTACCTGAAGAAGTACAACTTCGACGGACTGGACGTCGATTGGGAGTACCCGAATCAAAACGGTGGCAAGAAAGCCGACAAGAAAAACTTCGTCGAGTTGTTGAAGGAACTGAAACAAGCGTTCTCGAGCCATGGTTACAGCCTCAGCGCTGCAGTCGGTGCTGAACAAGATTCCGCTTCCAGATCTTACAAGATCTCGAAAATCGCAGCCTACTTGGATTTCATCAACGTCATGACCTACGACTTCAATGGATACTATAACGGTTACACTGGCATGAATTCTCCGCTCTATGCCTCAGCTAAGGACGAGCATGATGACTACTACCGGCAGTTAAACATT AACGCCAGCATTCATTATTGGCTCGACCAAGGTGCCCCAGCCAACAAGCTCATCGTTGGTATACCATTCTACGGAATAACCTTCACTCTGAAGGACAGCAGCCAACACGGTCTTCATGCCCCCGCATCTGGCCCCGGGAAAAAGGGACCGTTCACCAACGACGAAGGTAACATCGGTTATAACGAGATGTGTGTAAACCTGAAGAAAAGTGGATGGACCGTGGTTCGAACAGGTAAGGAAGACGTACCTTATGCGTACAAAGGTAAACAATGGGTCAGCTATGACGATCCTAG CTCGGTCCGGCTAAAGGCTGAATATGCCAAGTCTCATAACCTCGGCGGTGTAATGATCTGGAGCGTTGACACCGACGACTTCCATGGCAACTGTGGCCCCAAAAACGCGCTTCTCAATGCTATCCATGGGGTTTTGAAAAAGT AA
- the Rps16 gene encoding ribosomal protein S16, with translation MQKKQKEPIQSVQVFGRKKSATAVAYCKRGRGNLRVNGRPLELVEPRVLQYKLQEPILLLGKEKFAGVDIRVRVNGGGHVAQIYAIRQAISKALVAYYQKYVDEASKKEVKDILIQYDRTLLVADPRRCEPKKFGGPGARARYQKSYR, from the exons ATGCAGAAG AAACAAAAGGAACCGATCCAGTCCGTGCAAGTCTTCGGACGCAAA AAAAGCGCGACTGCAGTCGCGTATTGCAAACGAGGACGTGGAAATCTTCGCGTGAATGGAcgtcctttggaattagtcgaaccACGTGTACTTCAGTATAAATTGCAGGAACCCATTCTATTGTTGGGCAAA GAAAAATTCGCTGGAGTTGATATCAGAGTCAGAGTAAACGGTGGTGGACATGTTGCACAAATCTATGCTATCCGCCAAGCTATTTCCAAAGCTCTGGTCGCATACTATCAAAAGT ACGTTGATGAAGCAAGTAAAAAGGAAGTCAAAGATATTTTGATTCAGTATGACCGAACCCTTCTGGTAGCTGATCCAAGGCGGTGCGAGCCAAAGAAATTTGGTGGTCCAGGTGCCAGGGCACGGTACCAGAAATCTTACCgttaa